Proteins from one Thermodesulfobacteriota bacterium genomic window:
- the typA gene encoding translational GTPase TypA, whose protein sequence is MQKTNTIAIRNIAIIAHVDHGKTTLVDAMFRQSGLFREGQVVDERLMDSMDLERERGITIAAKNCAINWHGTKINIIDTPGHADFGGEVERALSMADGAILLVDASEGPLPQTRFVLDKALKNNLKIIVVINKIDRSDARPAEVLDEVYSLLIDLGATDKQIEFPYLYAVGRQGVAMKSPADKGENLHLLLDMMVAEIPPPAADPEAPFQMLVSDLSYSDYLGRLAIGKVVNGSATSKKNLVCIHEDGNQVPLKVSRLQVYNGPGVKDAAEAEAGDIIILSGIEDVHIGDTICTDESPSALPRIRVDEPTVFMRFAINTSPLAGREGALVQASKIHARLIKESLMNVSIRVEIDESKESFIVKGRGEFQMAILIETMRREGFELCVGRPQVIYRYEGGRRFEPVEHLLINCETAYSGIVTEKLLQRKGSLMRMERQGDDRTRLEFSVPSRALIGFRDEFLTDTRGTGIMNAGFSGYEPFRGDFPGRFSGSLVSDRQGRAVAFALFNLEARGKLFIQPGDVVYEGMIVGEYNRDTDLNVNPCKTKQLSNMRASGKDEAITLTTVPPMTLEKAIQFIADDEVIEVTPKSIRLRKAILSAHGRKTFERRGTAVSA, encoded by the coding sequence ATGCAGAAGACAAATACGATAGCCATAAGAAACATTGCCATCATTGCCCACGTTGACCATGGCAAAACCACCCTGGTGGATGCCATGTTCAGGCAGAGCGGCCTGTTCCGGGAAGGCCAGGTGGTTGACGAACGACTGATGGACAGTATGGACCTGGAGCGGGAGCGGGGCATTACCATTGCCGCCAAAAACTGCGCCATCAACTGGCACGGCACCAAGATCAATATCATCGACACCCCGGGCCACGCCGATTTCGGCGGCGAGGTGGAGCGGGCGCTCTCCATGGCGGACGGCGCCATTCTCCTGGTGGACGCTTCCGAAGGCCCTCTGCCCCAGACCCGGTTTGTGCTGGACAAGGCGCTGAAGAACAATCTTAAAATTATCGTGGTCATCAACAAGATCGACCGGTCCGACGCCCGTCCGGCGGAAGTGCTGGATGAGGTTTACAGCCTGCTGATCGATCTGGGTGCCACGGATAAGCAGATCGAATTTCCCTATCTTTATGCCGTCGGCCGTCAGGGGGTGGCCATGAAATCTCCGGCGGATAAAGGCGAAAATCTGCACCTGCTGCTGGACATGATGGTCGCGGAGATTCCCCCGCCCGCGGCCGACCCGGAGGCGCCTTTTCAGATGCTGGTGTCCGATCTGAGTTACTCGGATTATCTGGGCCGGCTGGCCATCGGCAAAGTGGTGAATGGATCGGCGACATCAAAAAAGAACCTGGTCTGCATTCATGAAGACGGCAACCAGGTCCCGTTGAAGGTTTCCCGGCTTCAGGTGTACAACGGCCCGGGCGTAAAAGACGCCGCCGAAGCCGAGGCCGGCGACATCATCATCCTGTCCGGCATCGAGGACGTTCACATCGGCGATACCATCTGCACCGACGAAAGTCCCAGTGCCCTCCCCCGCATCCGGGTGGATGAGCCCACGGTCTTCATGCGGTTTGCCATCAATACTTCCCCTCTGGCCGGCCGGGAAGGGGCGCTGGTTCAAGCCAGTAAAATCCACGCCCGTCTGATCAAGGAAAGCCTCATGAACGTTTCCATCCGGGTGGAGATCGACGAAAGCAAGGAGAGCTTTATCGTCAAAGGGCGGGGTGAATTTCAGATGGCCATTCTCATTGAAACCATGCGCCGGGAGGGATTTGAACTCTGCGTGGGCCGTCCCCAGGTGATTTACAGATATGAAGGCGGCCGGCGTTTCGAGCCGGTTGAACATCTGTTGATCAACTGTGAAACCGCCTACAGCGGGATCGTGACCGAAAAACTGCTGCAGAGAAAAGGCAGCCTGATGCGCATGGAGCGCCAGGGCGACGACCGGACCCGCCTGGAATTTTCCGTTCCCTCCCGGGCGCTGATCGGTTTCCGGGACGAATTTCTGACCGATACCCGGGGAACCGGCATCATGAACGCCGGTTTTTCCGGTTATGAACCCTTTCGGGGAGATTTTCCCGGCCGCTTCTCCGGCAGCCTGGTGTCGGACCGCCAGGGCAGGGCCGTGGCCTTTGCCCTGTTTAACCTGGAAGCCAGGGGAAAGCTTTTTATCCAGCCCGGGGATGTCGTCTATGAAGGCATGATTGTCGGGGAATACAACCGGGACACGGATTTAAACGTCAACCCCTGCAAAACCAAGCAGCTGAGCAACATGCGGGCCTCCGGCAAGGATGAGGCCATTACCCTGACCACCGTTCCGCCCATGACCCTGGAAAAAGCCATCCAGTTCATCGCTGACGATGAAGTAATCGAAGTGACCCCGAAAAGCATCCGCCTGCGAAAAGCCATTCTTTCCGCCCACGGCCGCAAGACCTTTGAAAGAAGGGGAACGGCCGTTTCCGCCTGA